In one window of Gossypium hirsutum isolate 1008001.06 chromosome A01, Gossypium_hirsutum_v2.1, whole genome shotgun sequence DNA:
- the LOC107917927 gene encoding tubby-like F-box protein 7, protein MSCSSPMRKTSCLSRRFSRSLRLSARTAALTTVSTRENQLESSSTPSPSSPPPSAEDGGDSWSTLLPELLVEIMERVEASEEMWPDRKNVVSSACVCKKWREVTREIVKASSQNSGKITFPSCLKQPGPREFPNQCIIKRNKKNSTFFLYLALSPSFTEKGKFLLAARRYRHGAHIEYIISLDPNELSQGSNAYVGKLSSDFLGTNFKIYDSQPPHSGAKPSSSRASRRFASKQICPQVPAGNFEVGQVSYKFNLLKSRGPRRMVCSIQCRMQEDMADEKYLDDIKMKMPEHASSGHTILRNKAPRWHEHLQCWCLNFHGRVTVASVKNFQLAATVEESQLGGKEEEETVLQFGKVGDDTFTMDYRQPLSAFLAFAICLTSFGTKLACE, encoded by the exons ATGTCGTGTTCGTCTCCGATGAGGAAAACCTCGTGCCTTTCACGTAGGTTCTCGAGATCATTGAGACTGTCTGCCAGAACGGCGGCGTTAACAACAGTCTCAACCAGGGAGAATCAGCTGGAGTCTTCTTCTACGCCATCACCGTCTTCGCCGCCGCCGTCGGCGGAGGATGGAGGGGATTCATGGTCGACGTTGCTGCCGGAATTGTTAGTTGAGATCATGGAGCGTGTGGAAGCGAGTGAAGAAATGTGGCCTGACAGGAAAAACGTGGTTTCGAGCGCTTGCGTATGTAAGAAGTGGAGAGAAGTTACGAGAGAGATCGTTAAGGCTTCTTCTCAAAATAGCGGCAAaatcacttttccttcttgtcTTAAGCag CCTGGTCCACGGGAGTTTCCTAACCAGTGTATTATAAAGCGAAACAAAAAAAACTCAACATTCTTCCTTTATCTTGCTCTTTCACCAT CATTCACCGAGAAGGGGAAGTTTCTATTGGCAGCACGAAGATATCGACATGGTGCTCATATTGAGTATATTATATCCCTTGATCCAAATGAACTATCTCAAGGCAGTAATGCCTATGTCGGGAAGTTAAG TTCGGATTTTCTAGGTACCAACTTTAAAATCTATGATAGTCAGCCACCGCACAGTGGTGCTAAGCCCTCGAGCAGCAGAGCAAGTCGCAGATTTGCAAGTAAGCAAATCTGCCCCCAAGTTCCTGCTGGCAATTTTGAGGTTGGACAAGTGTCTTACAAGTTCAATCTGTTGAAATCGAGAGGTCCTAGGAGGATGGTTTGCTCAATACAGTGCCGTATGCAGGAAGATATGGCTGATGAGAAGTATTTAGATGACATCAAGATGAAAATGCCCGAGCATGCCTCATCCGGTCATACaattttgagaaacaaagctCCAAGATGGCACGAACATTTACAGTGCTGGTGCTTAAATTTCCACGGTCGGGTAACTGTAGCATCCGTGAAAAACTTTCAGCTGGCTGCAACTGTTGAAGAGAGCCAACTGGGAGGGAAAGAAGAGGAGGAAACCGTTCTCCAGTTTGGTAAAGTAGGGGATGATACATTCACCATGGATTATAGGCAGCCCTTATCGGCTTTTCTTGCTTTTGCCATCTGCCTTACAAGCTTTGGTACAAAATTGGCTTGTGAATGA